The Corynebacterium comes genome window below encodes:
- a CDS encoding 4a-hydroxytetrahydrobiopterin dehydratase, which produces MTDPKQKLTAADVEAAGLTGWRHAGDNIQVEYSTGDFTTGLRLVTLIGESADAANHHPDITLTYPSVSVTLSSHDVGGLTSRDIDLARIISGHAEGLGVTPA; this is translated from the coding sequence ATGACTGATCCGAAGCAGAAACTGACCGCCGCCGACGTCGAGGCCGCGGGACTGACCGGTTGGCGCCATGCCGGCGACAACATCCAGGTGGAGTACAGCACCGGGGATTTCACCACCGGGCTGCGCCTGGTCACCCTCATCGGTGAATCGGCGGACGCCGCGAACCATCATCCGGACATCACGCTCACCTACCCCAGCGTGTCCGTCACCCTGTCCAGTCACGACGTCGGTGGGCTCACCAGTCGTGACATCGACCTGGCCCGCATCATCAGCGGGCATGCCGAAGGTCTGGGGGTGACGCCCGCCTAA
- a CDS encoding glycosyltransferase family 4 protein, with the protein MRVAIVAESFLPNVNGVTNSVLRVLEHLHREGHEALVVAPGARDFQEEISEYLGFEIVRVPTVRVPLIDSLPIGVPNATVTDALRVFRPDLIHLASPFVLGAAGAFAARQLRVPAVALYQTDVAGFATKYNLTPLANAAWDWTRHIHNMCQLTLAPSSLTIADLESHGINNVHHWGRGVDAVRFHPEKRSAQLRRQWDPTGRKKIVGFVGRLAAEKGVARLVSLHGRRDIQLVIVGDGPSRGELQSLMPNAVFTGALGGEELARAYASLDLFVHAGEFETFCQAIQEAQASGVPTIGPRAGGPVDLIQDHYNGLLLDVGTFSRDLPAAAEWLLHRDRHEQLRRNARVSVGDKTWEALCEQLLGYYGEAIEETRRVPLTFFGPRPELPLWAAKALGARVA; encoded by the coding sequence ATGCGTGTAGCCATCGTCGCGGAGTCCTTCCTTCCCAATGTCAACGGTGTGACGAACTCGGTTCTCCGGGTTCTCGAACATCTGCACCGGGAGGGGCACGAAGCATTGGTCGTCGCGCCGGGAGCGCGCGATTTCCAGGAGGAGATCAGCGAATATCTCGGCTTCGAAATCGTGCGGGTGCCCACGGTGCGTGTCCCGCTGATCGACTCGCTGCCGATCGGCGTGCCCAACGCCACCGTCACTGACGCTCTGCGTGTCTTCCGCCCGGATCTCATCCATCTGGCCAGTCCCTTCGTGCTCGGCGCGGCCGGCGCCTTCGCTGCCCGCCAGCTCCGGGTGCCGGCGGTGGCGCTGTATCAGACGGATGTGGCCGGTTTCGCCACCAAGTACAACCTCACGCCGCTGGCCAACGCCGCCTGGGACTGGACGCGCCACATCCACAACATGTGCCAGCTGACCCTGGCACCGTCCTCCCTGACCATCGCGGATCTGGAGTCCCACGGCATCAACAACGTCCACCACTGGGGCCGCGGAGTCGACGCCGTCCGCTTCCATCCCGAGAAGCGTTCGGCGCAGCTGCGCCGCCAGTGGGATCCGACCGGCCGGAAGAAGATCGTCGGTTTCGTCGGCCGGCTGGCCGCGGAGAAGGGCGTTGCCCGCCTGGTCTCCCTGCACGGGCGTCGGGACATCCAGCTGGTCATCGTCGGCGACGGGCCCTCCCGCGGTGAGCTGCAGTCGCTGATGCCGAACGCCGTGTTCACCGGCGCGCTGGGCGGCGAGGAGCTCGCACGGGCCTACGCCTCCCTGGACCTGTTCGTCCACGCCGGCGAGTTCGAGACGTTCTGCCAGGCCATCCAGGAGGCGCAGGCCTCCGGCGTGCCCACCATCGGTCCGCGTGCCGGTGGCCCGGTGGATCTGATCCAGGACCACTACAACGGCCTGCTCCTCGATGTCGGCACCTTCTCCCGTGACCTTCCCGCCGCGGCCGAGTGGCTGCTCCACCGTGACCGCCACGAGCAGCTGCGCAGGAACGCGCGGGTCTCGGTGGGGGACAAGACCTGGGAAGCCCTGTGTGAGCAGCTGCTCGGCTACTACGGTGAGGCCATCGAAGAGACCCGTCGTGTTCCCCTGACATTCTTCGGCCCGCGCCCCGAGTTGCCGCTGTGGGCCGCCAAGGCGCTGGGTGCCCGCGTCGCCTGA
- a CDS encoding 1,4-dihydroxy-2-naphthoate polyprenyltransferase, protein MSVDHHTYSATPRDWWQAARPHTWPNAFAPVIVGSGAAAYAGGFSWWRALLALVVAWALIIGVNYANDYSDGIRGTDEDRTGPTRLTGGRLAKPAHVKLAAFLAFGAAAVAGIAVSLASAWWLILVGAIAIAGAWFYTGGRNPYGYRGLGEVAVFIFFGLVAVLGTEFTQAGAVSWIGLGCAVAIGAISASVNLANNLRDIPSDTAAGKITLAVRLGDRNTRYAYTALASTPFVLSLIMAAELLPLVLAILALPLALSGILVALRGATGPALIPLIKSTGQAMLMWAVITGIVLFLNSPAL, encoded by the coding sequence ATGTCCGTTGATCATCACACCTACTCAGCCACGCCTCGGGACTGGTGGCAGGCGGCACGCCCGCACACCTGGCCCAACGCCTTCGCCCCCGTCATCGTCGGTTCCGGTGCCGCCGCCTACGCCGGCGGCTTCTCCTGGTGGCGGGCGCTGCTCGCGTTGGTGGTGGCGTGGGCCCTGATCATCGGGGTGAACTACGCCAACGACTACTCCGACGGCATCCGCGGCACCGACGAGGACCGCACCGGCCCGACGCGCCTCACCGGTGGCCGCCTGGCGAAGCCCGCGCACGTCAAGCTCGCCGCCTTCCTCGCCTTCGGTGCGGCGGCGGTGGCCGGCATTGCGGTGTCACTGGCCAGCGCCTGGTGGCTGATCCTGGTCGGCGCGATCGCGATCGCCGGCGCCTGGTTCTACACCGGCGGCAGGAACCCCTACGGCTACCGGGGGCTCGGGGAGGTGGCCGTGTTCATCTTCTTCGGGCTCGTCGCCGTCCTGGGCACCGAATTCACCCAGGCCGGCGCAGTGAGCTGGATCGGCCTGGGCTGCGCCGTGGCCATCGGCGCGATCTCCGCCTCCGTGAACCTGGCCAACAACCTCCGTGACATCCCCTCCGACACCGCCGCCGGCAAAATCACCCTCGCCGTACGCCTCGGCGACCGCAACACCCGCTACGCCTACACCGCCCTGGCGTCCACACCCTTCGTCCTGTCGCTGATCATGGCGGCCGAGCTCCTGCCGCTCGTCCTGGCCATCCTGGCGCTGCCCCTGGCGCTCAGCGGCATCCTCGTGGCCCTGCGCGGAGCCACCGGCCCCGCGCTGATCCCCCTGATCAAATCCACCGGCCAGGCCATGCTGATGTGGGCAGTGATCACCGGCATCGTCCTGTTCCTGAACTCCCCGGCCCTGTAG
- a CDS encoding 1,4-dihydroxy-2-naphthoyl-CoA synthase, whose amino-acid sequence MSNYSTDTPFDPTQWRTVEGFEDLTDITYHRHVGTDRRDGTVRIAFDRPEVRNAFRPHTVDELYRAVDHARRTPDVGVVLITGNGPSGKDGGWAFCSGGDQRIRGRSGYRYAEGETEDTVDEARTKVEGGRLHILEVQRLIRTMPKVVIAVVNGWAAGGGHSLHVVCDLTIASRQEARFKQTDADVGSFDAGYGSAYLAKQVGQKFAREIFHLGRTYSAEDMQRMGAVNIVADHADLEEEAIQAAREINGKSPTAQRMLKFAFNLLDDGLMGQQVFAGEATRLAYMTDEAVEGKEAFLEKRDPDWSDFPYYY is encoded by the coding sequence ATGAGCAACTACAGCACCGACACCCCCTTCGACCCCACCCAGTGGCGGACGGTCGAGGGCTTCGAGGACCTCACCGACATCACCTACCACCGCCACGTGGGCACCGATCGCCGTGACGGCACGGTCCGCATCGCGTTCGACCGTCCGGAGGTGCGCAACGCGTTCCGCCCACATACCGTCGATGAGCTCTACCGCGCGGTCGACCACGCGCGCCGCACCCCGGATGTGGGCGTGGTGCTGATCACGGGCAACGGGCCGAGCGGGAAGGACGGCGGCTGGGCGTTCTGTTCCGGCGGGGATCAGCGCATCCGGGGCCGTTCCGGCTACCGCTACGCCGAGGGCGAGACCGAGGACACCGTGGACGAGGCCCGCACGAAGGTGGAGGGTGGCCGCCTGCACATCCTCGAGGTTCAGCGCCTGATCCGGACGATGCCGAAGGTGGTGATCGCCGTGGTCAACGGCTGGGCGGCCGGCGGCGGACACTCGCTGCACGTGGTGTGCGACCTGACGATCGCCTCGCGCCAGGAGGCCCGTTTCAAGCAGACGGACGCCGACGTCGGCTCCTTCGACGCCGGTTACGGCTCCGCCTACCTGGCCAAGCAGGTGGGCCAGAAGTTCGCCCGCGAGATCTTCCACCTGGGACGGACGTATTCCGCGGAGGACATGCAGCGGATGGGCGCGGTCAACATCGTCGCGGACCACGCCGATCTGGAGGAGGAGGCCATCCAGGCCGCCCGCGAGATCAACGGCAAGTCCCCCACCGCTCAGCGCATGCTCAAGTTCGCGTTCAACCTGCTCGATGACGGCCTCATGGGCCAGCAGGTCTTCGCGGGTGAGGCCACCCGCCTGGCCTACATGACCGACGAGGCGGTGGAGGGCAAGGAGGCTTTCCTGGAGAAGCGGGATCCGGACTGGTCGGATTTCCCCTACTACTACTGA
- a CDS encoding Type 1 glutamine amidotransferase-like domain-containing protein, whose product MKLLLTSFGHETLRDFASGSVAYIPDAARTFADHPYAQVERGMLRDAGYTIIELPLSSTPPADVERTLASADAVYVAGGETFDLLHVLRSTGADEVLVRHVPAGLPYIGCSAGAVVAGPHIGPVSLLDSSALAPGLKDYRGLGLTDYVVIPHVGTDNPQFPIDVFAETVRNYGSDHRLVLLRDGEALLIDDTGTRLI is encoded by the coding sequence ATGAAGCTCCTGCTGACCTCATTCGGGCATGAGACCCTCCGTGACTTCGCCTCCGGCAGCGTGGCCTACATCCCGGACGCCGCCAGAACCTTCGCGGATCACCCGTACGCCCAGGTCGAACGGGGAATGCTCCGCGATGCCGGCTACACCATCATCGAACTGCCGCTGAGTTCCACTCCGCCCGCTGACGTCGAGCGCACCCTCGCCTCCGCCGACGCCGTCTACGTCGCGGGTGGCGAGACCTTCGATCTCCTGCACGTTCTGCGCTCCACCGGCGCCGATGAAGTCCTGGTCCGCCACGTCCCCGCCGGGCTGCCCTACATCGGCTGCAGCGCCGGTGCTGTCGTCGCCGGCCCGCACATCGGACCCGTGAGCCTGCTCGACTCGTCCGCGCTCGCCCCCGGGCTCAAGGACTACCGGGGCCTGGGGCTGACCGATTACGTCGTCATCCCCCACGTCGGCACCGACAACCCGCAGTTCCCCATCGACGTGTTCGCTGAGACCGTGCGGAACTACGGGTCCGACCATCGGCTCGTCCTGCTCCGCGACGGTGAGGCCCTGCTCATCGACGACACCGGAACCCGCCTTATCTAA
- the menD gene encoding 2-succinyl-5-enolpyruvyl-6-hydroxy-3-cyclohexene-1-carboxylic-acid synthase, with the protein MQPESINLAQSVVEQLSRHVSDVVICPGSRNSPLSLALLARKDIKVHVRLDERSAAFLALGLARVQKRHVAVVMTSGTAVANCLPAMVEAHYSHVPLAVVSADRPRRLQGTGASQTIDQVGIFGRYAGTTEIREHGDVPFLAEAFTTRNQVHINVELDDPLVSDELPGEPTSRTLHRAPTPRPKNHGEVAVDLTRNTLVIAGDEAWAVDGLEDVPTIAEPTAPAPYHPVHPLAAKVFRRQQVSANDYVVETKPEQVIVVGHPTLHRDVIALLDDPEIDLITLSRSEDFTGPRRDSTRGTTVKATGEPTAQWLKICSAASELAADAVRLTLVDPAHGFTGLHVAAAVSDTLGTGDSLVLGASNPVRDASFVGLPYDGVDTYSPRGAAGIDGTVSQAVGVALAVQAAHPEEPRAPRTVALMGDVTFLHDVGGLFISPGDAHPENLTIVVANDDGGGIFETLEIGAEPLRSSFERVFGTPHGASISNLCAGYGVHHREVGTLQELIDALTEPSEGLTVVEARTTRTTRRELHEALRERVGW; encoded by the coding sequence ATGCAACCCGAGTCGATCAACCTGGCGCAGTCCGTCGTCGAGCAGCTTTCCCGCCATGTCAGCGACGTGGTGATCTGTCCCGGTTCACGCAATTCCCCGCTCTCGCTGGCGCTTCTCGCGCGCAAGGACATCAAGGTCCATGTCCGTCTGGATGAGCGCAGCGCCGCTTTCCTGGCACTCGGCCTGGCGCGGGTGCAGAAGCGGCACGTGGCCGTGGTGATGACCTCGGGTACGGCGGTGGCGAACTGCCTGCCGGCGATGGTGGAGGCGCACTACTCCCACGTGCCGTTGGCTGTGGTCAGCGCGGATCGGCCCCGCAGGTTGCAGGGCACGGGTGCGAGCCAGACGATTGACCAGGTCGGGATCTTCGGCAGGTATGCCGGCACCACCGAGATCCGGGAACATGGGGACGTCCCGTTCCTGGCGGAGGCATTCACCACCCGGAACCAGGTGCACATCAATGTCGAGCTGGACGATCCGCTGGTCAGCGATGAGCTGCCGGGAGAGCCGACGAGCCGTACCCTCCATCGCGCGCCCACGCCGCGGCCGAAGAACCATGGCGAGGTGGCGGTCGATCTGACCCGGAACACCCTGGTCATCGCCGGTGACGAGGCGTGGGCCGTCGACGGGCTGGAGGACGTCCCGACCATCGCAGAGCCGACGGCGCCCGCCCCGTACCATCCGGTGCACCCGCTGGCGGCCAAGGTCTTCAGGCGTCAGCAGGTCAGTGCGAACGACTACGTGGTGGAGACGAAGCCGGAGCAGGTCATCGTGGTGGGGCACCCGACGCTGCACCGTGACGTGATCGCTCTGCTCGATGATCCCGAGATTGACCTGATCACGTTGTCGCGTTCGGAGGATTTCACTGGTCCGCGCCGGGATTCGACCCGCGGCACGACGGTGAAGGCCACCGGTGAGCCGACCGCGCAGTGGTTGAAGATCTGCTCGGCGGCCTCGGAGCTCGCCGCCGACGCAGTGCGTCTGACTCTCGTTGATCCCGCCCACGGCTTCACCGGCCTGCATGTCGCGGCAGCCGTCTCCGACACGTTGGGCACGGGGGACTCCCTCGTGCTGGGTGCGTCCAACCCGGTGCGGGACGCCAGCTTCGTCGGGTTGCCCTATGACGGAGTGGACACGTATTCGCCGCGCGGTGCCGCGGGTATCGACGGCACCGTGTCCCAGGCCGTCGGCGTGGCACTGGCGGTGCAGGCCGCGCACCCGGAAGAGCCCCGGGCCCCGCGCACGGTGGCATTGATGGGGGACGTCACCTTCCTGCATGACGTGGGGGGCCTGTTCATCAGTCCCGGGGACGCGCATCCGGAGAACCTGACGATCGTCGTCGCCAACGATGACGGCGGTGGGATCTTCGAGACACTCGAGATCGGAGCGGAACCACTGCGGAGCAGTTTCGAGCGGGTCTTCGGGACGCCGCACGGGGCGTCGATAAGCAACCTCTGTGCGGGCTACGGCGTCCATCACCGGGAGGTGGGGACGCTGCAGGAACTTATCGACGCCCTCACCGAACCGTCCGAGGGACTGACAGTCGTCGAGGCCCGCACGACGCGCACCACCCGTCGAGAGCTGCACGAGGCACTGCGGGAGAGGGTCGGCTGGTGA
- a CDS encoding glycosyltransferase, which produces MWIPYVLGQAVSFFFTLFRMIPLAWNNRFSRTRFPGEGPVIISLTSHGERLNRVHYTLESIVRGHVKAPVVLWLDKKDYDSEWPKTLRRLVGRGLQVRCSDGLYGPHTKYWGQFREVVGTGVRVATVDDDMIYPEWFLERLLFVGDLRDDAVIAYRAHRIELRDDKLLPYVKWTAADTCRASYLHFATGVSGVLYPASFIAYVVEQGDVFMELTPRADDVWLHACALRSGHPVRQVYASPRNFAVVPSTQGGALVIGNTLMGGNDEQIARVYHDEDVAELVAASRSED; this is translated from the coding sequence ATGTGGATCCCTTATGTGCTCGGCCAGGCGGTCAGCTTCTTCTTCACCCTCTTCCGGATGATTCCGTTGGCGTGGAACAACCGGTTCTCCCGCACGCGGTTCCCCGGGGAGGGTCCCGTGATCATCTCCCTGACCTCCCACGGGGAGAGGCTCAACCGGGTGCACTACACCCTGGAGTCGATCGTGCGCGGCCATGTGAAGGCCCCGGTGGTGCTGTGGCTGGACAAGAAGGACTATGACTCCGAGTGGCCGAAGACGTTGCGTCGTCTGGTGGGCCGGGGCCTGCAGGTCCGTTGCTCTGACGGCCTCTACGGTCCGCACACGAAGTACTGGGGCCAGTTCCGCGAGGTCGTCGGCACCGGTGTTCGGGTGGCCACCGTGGACGACGACATGATCTACCCTGAGTGGTTCCTGGAACGCCTGCTTTTCGTCGGCGATCTGCGCGACGACGCCGTCATCGCCTACCGCGCCCACCGCATCGAGCTTCGGGACGACAAGCTGCTGCCCTACGTCAAGTGGACCGCAGCCGACACCTGCCGTGCCAGCTACCTTCACTTCGCCACCGGGGTCTCGGGCGTGCTGTATCCGGCGTCGTTCATCGCCTACGTCGTGGAGCAGGGCGATGTGTTCATGGAGCTCACTCCGCGCGCCGATGACGTCTGGCTCCACGCCTGCGCGCTGCGCTCCGGCCACCCGGTCCGCCAGGTGTACGCCAGCCCCCGCAACTTCGCGGTGGTGCCGTCGACCCAGGGGGGTGCTCTGGTCATCGGCAACACCCTCATGGGCGGCAACGACGAGCAGATAGCGCGCGTGTACCACGACGAGGATGTGGCCGAGCTCGTCGCAGCCAGCCGCAGCGAGGACTAG
- the menE gene encoding o-succinylbenzoate--CoA ligase, giving the protein MSHNLEPLAVDAHDPTTILADLEAAIAGQRTLLPVPAQDSARTTLLITSQRAGRPIDEDIALVVATSGSTGTPKGAQLTAANLVSSADATHQFLGGEGQWLLALPAHHIAGLQVLVRSLIAGIDPHFLDLSQGFRTSDFARAARNLARAGGSIYTSLTPMQLAKLMDTLVGIEALQLFDAILVGGAALNPQLARSAEELRITVVPTYGSSETAGGCVYDGRPIPGAKVRLREGRIHLGGPMIAHGYRNHPGHEAFAQPGWFATSDAGLIDAGRLTVTGRLDAIIDSGGLKLQPEILEQAMLAVDGVTGACVVGVPHPRLGQAIVAAYTGAASPGEVIAGLDHLPRWQLPKELRRLDELPLTGPGKVDRRGVEKLF; this is encoded by the coding sequence ATGAGCCACAACCTCGAGCCGTTGGCCGTCGACGCCCACGACCCCACCACGATCCTGGCCGACCTCGAGGCCGCCATCGCCGGGCAGCGCACCCTGCTCCCGGTCCCCGCGCAGGACAGCGCACGCACCACGCTCCTGATCACCTCCCAGCGCGCCGGGCGACCCATCGACGAGGACATCGCCCTCGTGGTGGCCACCTCCGGTTCGACCGGCACGCCGAAGGGCGCCCAGCTCACCGCCGCCAACCTGGTCTCCAGTGCGGACGCCACGCACCAGTTCCTCGGCGGCGAAGGCCAGTGGCTGCTGGCCCTGCCCGCACACCACATCGCCGGCCTGCAGGTGCTCGTCCGCTCGCTGATCGCCGGCATCGATCCGCACTTCCTGGACCTCTCGCAGGGCTTCCGGACCAGCGACTTCGCCCGCGCAGCCCGCAACCTCGCCCGTGCCGGCGGAAGCATCTACACCTCGCTCACCCCGATGCAGCTGGCCAAGCTGATGGACACGCTCGTGGGCATCGAGGCACTGCAGCTCTTCGACGCCATCCTCGTCGGTGGCGCCGCCCTCAACCCGCAGCTGGCCAGGTCCGCCGAAGAACTGCGCATCACGGTGGTCCCCACCTACGGCTCCTCGGAGACCGCCGGCGGCTGCGTCTACGACGGACGCCCCATCCCCGGCGCGAAAGTCCGGCTCCGGGAGGGCCGCATCCACCTCGGTGGGCCGATGATCGCCCACGGCTACCGCAACCACCCCGGCCACGAGGCCTTCGCCCAGCCCGGCTGGTTCGCCACCTCCGACGCCGGACTCATCGACGCCGGCCGACTCACCGTCACCGGCCGCCTCGACGCCATCATCGATTCCGGCGGCCTGAAGCTGCAGCCCGAGATCCTCGAGCAGGCGATGCTCGCGGTCGACGGCGTGACCGGGGCCTGCGTGGTGGGTGTCCCCCACCCGCGGCTCGGCCAGGCGATCGTCGCCGCCTACACCGGCGCCGCCTCCCCCGGCGAGGTCATCGCAGGGCTCGACCACCTGCCGAGGTGGCAGCTGCCGAAGGAACTCAGGCGCCTCGACGAACTCCCGCTCACGGGGCCGGGGAAGGTCGACCGGCGGGGCGTCGAAAAGCTCTTCTAG
- a CDS encoding o-succinylbenzoate synthase: MYPTIDEILDRAHVVALPMAVRFRGVDTREALLIDGPAGWGEFSPFLEYDAQESAAWLRSGLEAAFVGFPASRRPFIEVNATVPAVPAAQVAEVLARYPGCRVVKVKVAEKGQTLADDVARVQAVRDAIPGAVIRVDANQGWTVPEALDAARALGPLDYMEQPCHSVEELAELRSQFMRSGMFIRVAADESIRRSDDPYRVADLRAADVAVVKVAPLGGVQRVLDLAADLRARHMDVTVASALDTAVGMNAGLAAVAALPTLTDDDAMDVPPPAAGLATGSLFVEDVAPPREIIDGFLSVDPVSPAPDRLAALAAPAGRRDWWFQRVRDAHRYV; this comes from the coding sequence ATGTACCCCACCATCGATGAGATTCTGGACCGCGCCCACGTCGTCGCACTGCCGATGGCGGTGAGGTTCCGGGGCGTCGATACGCGCGAGGCGCTGCTCATCGACGGCCCCGCCGGGTGGGGGGAATTCTCCCCCTTCCTGGAGTACGACGCACAGGAATCCGCCGCCTGGCTCCGCTCCGGTCTGGAGGCCGCCTTCGTCGGCTTCCCAGCTTCCCGACGCCCCTTCATCGAGGTCAACGCCACCGTCCCCGCTGTCCCCGCCGCCCAGGTGGCTGAGGTCCTGGCCCGCTACCCCGGGTGCCGCGTGGTGAAGGTGAAGGTTGCGGAGAAGGGGCAGACCCTGGCGGACGACGTCGCCCGCGTGCAGGCCGTCCGGGACGCCATCCCGGGCGCCGTGATCCGGGTCGACGCAAACCAGGGTTGGACCGTCCCGGAGGCACTCGACGCCGCCCGCGCCCTGGGCCCGCTGGACTACATGGAGCAGCCCTGCCATTCGGTGGAGGAGCTCGCCGAACTGCGCAGTCAGTTCATGCGCTCCGGCATGTTCATCCGCGTCGCCGCCGACGAATCCATCCGGCGCAGCGACGACCCCTACCGCGTCGCCGACCTCAGGGCCGCCGACGTCGCCGTGGTCAAGGTCGCCCCGCTGGGAGGCGTGCAGCGAGTCCTTGACCTGGCCGCAGACCTGCGGGCCCGCCACATGGACGTCACCGTCGCCTCCGCCCTGGACACCGCCGTCGGCATGAACGCCGGCCTGGCAGCCGTCGCCGCACTGCCCACGCTCACCGACGACGACGCCATGGACGTCCCACCCCCCGCCGCCGGCCTGGCCACAGGTTCCCTGTTCGTCGAGGACGTCGCGCCTCCCCGCGAGATTATCGACGGCTTCCTCTCCGTCGACCCCGTGTCGCCCGCCCCTGACCGGCTGGCAGCCCTCGCGGCACCCGCCGGGCGGCGCGACTGGTGGTTCCAGCGGGTTCGCGACGCCCACCGTTACGTGTAG
- a CDS encoding DUF3592 domain-containing protein, translating into MFYAVAMLGSVAMVVGPALNDRSINAEPGRALATVTGTDWLRTTVEYRDEDGIYHSPPTGLLYPTGLGEGQRVWVAYAKSDPDLVKVEGRQWTLAIIPALSVAFLATVLAALLWWAVDHSTRRATRSPKVRPE; encoded by the coding sequence ATGTTCTACGCCGTGGCCATGCTCGGCAGCGTGGCCATGGTCGTCGGGCCCGCGCTCAACGACCGGAGCATCAACGCCGAGCCCGGCCGGGCGCTGGCGACGGTGACGGGTACGGACTGGCTGCGCACCACGGTGGAGTACCGCGACGAAGACGGGATCTACCACTCCCCGCCGACGGGACTGCTGTATCCGACGGGGCTGGGGGAGGGGCAGCGGGTATGGGTGGCGTACGCGAAATCGGACCCCGATCTGGTGAAGGTGGAGGGTCGGCAATGGACCCTGGCCATCATCCCGGCCCTGAGTGTTGCGTTCCTGGCCACGGTTCTCGCGGCGCTATTGTGGTGGGCGGTGGATCACTCCACCCGGCGGGCGACGCGTTCACCGAAAGTTCGCCCGGAGTAA
- a CDS encoding DoxX family protein, which produces MTTYANVAQLISRLVLGVILIAHGWDKFQITGLEGVTGFFDSLGIPAAAAAAPAVALVEIIGGILIIIGAFTRITGIVLTLLMLGAAVFAHIAQGIFVANGGWELVGAIGAGTLLLAGLGAGRYSVDAFLPQRRQDAPAEKQLQNA; this is translated from the coding sequence ATGACAACATACGCAAACGTCGCGCAGCTCATCTCCCGCCTCGTCCTGGGCGTCATCCTCATCGCCCACGGCTGGGACAAGTTCCAGATCACCGGCCTGGAAGGCGTCACCGGCTTCTTCGACAGCCTCGGCATCCCCGCCGCCGCTGCCGCAGCCCCGGCCGTCGCCCTCGTGGAGATCATCGGCGGCATTCTGATCATCATCGGCGCCTTCACCCGCATCACCGGCATCGTGCTCACCCTCCTGATGCTCGGTGCCGCGGTCTTCGCCCACATCGCCCAGGGCATCTTCGTCGCCAACGGCGGCTGGGAGCTCGTCGGCGCCATCGGCGCAGGTACCCTCCTGCTGGCAGGCCTCGGCGCCGGACGATACAGCGTCGACGCCTTCCTGCCCCAGCGTCGCCAGGACGCTCCGGCCGAGAAGCAGCTCCAGAACGCCTAG